AGAACGGGCGGCCGGTACACTCCTCCCGTTTTTTCCCGATGAACGCTAAGGCAGTCCGGTTCACTTCAAGGACCGTCCCGTCCGGCGCCAGCAGCGCGGTGAACTGGAACGTGGAGTCGAAGATCGCCTGGAACTTTGCGCCCGTCTCCCGGAGCGCCTCTTCTGCCTGCCGCTCCTTTGTCAGATCGATCCCGATCCCCCGCATCCCCTCAATCCGGTCCCCGCGGACGACCGGGGAGAGGTAGATCCGGATCGGGAAGGTGCTCCCGTCTCCCCGCAGCGCCGTGTACTCCACCATGGACGGGAACTGCTCCCGGGGTTTTGTTACGGCATCCTTCACGAGGGCGAGGAGCCACGGGCGGTCGGCGGGGCTCATCATCTGCCAGATCGACAGGCCCTTTTCCATATCGGCCGGCGCGTACCGGTACATGCCAAAACTGCTCTGGTTGACGAAGGTGAGGTTCCCGGCGCTGTCGCATTCCCAGACCGATTGTGGGAGGAGATCGGCAAAGTCGCGGAACCGGCGCTCGCTCTCCACGAGCTGTGCCTCGGCCTTTTTGCGCTCCCCGATATCCTCCACGATCGAGATCGTGGAGATGACCTGTCCGCGGCTGTCCCGTAACGGGGTGACCGTGACGGAGACCCAGAGCGGCGCCCGGTCTTTTCGCAGGTACTGTTTTTCCTCGTGGACAAAGGGAATTTTCCCGGCATAGATCCGGTCGATATTTTCCCGGTTGGTGCTGACCCAGGACGGATGGGTCACGTCGGTAAACGATCGTCCGAGCAACTCCTCTTTTGTATAGCCCAGCATGTCGCAGAGCCGCCGGTTAACCAGGGTAAAGCGCGTATCCGGCCCGATAATCGACATCCCGAGCGGCCCGTCCTCGAAGATCCGCCGGAATTTCTCCTCGCTGATCATCAGGGCCTCATGCGCCTGCCTGCTTTTGGTGATGTCACGCGAGACGCCAAAGACCGACCGGACCCCGCCTTCGCGGTCAAAGACCGGCATGAGGCAGTGGTCGTACCACCGGAGCTCCCCGTGCAGGGGCAGCGGGCTCTCGTCCGATGACGGCGTGCCGGTCAGAAAGACCCGGTCCAGCATCTCCTTTTGCCGGGAAGCGACCGGCTCCGGGAAGAGCTCGCCGCGTACGCGGCCGATCAGTTCTTCCGGCTTTTTATTGAGGGTCCCGGCTGCAAACGTGTTGACGTACTCGACCCGATCGTCGCTCCCGATCATGAAGATAAGATCGTTTGAGTTCTCCGCGAGGATCCGGTACCGCTGCTCGCTCTCGAGGAGGCGCTCGTCCGCCTGCTTTTTTTCCGTGATGTCTTCGAGGATCACCGAGACGCCTTTCTGGCCGTTGTCAAGGGCGGTCGGGGCGATACGGCCCGAAAAGATCCGGTTGAGGTGCGCCGGGGCGAACTCGCCGCTCCATTCCGTGCCTTCGAGTCCGTCCTTTACGTGACCGATGAACCGGTCAAACGTATCGTCGAAGACCATGACAAACGGCGTGTACTCGATGTTTTTTCCCGTGAGTTCGGCGGCCGGGGTACCGAGGAGCTGGGCGAACGCCTCGTTCGCAAAAACGATCCGCAGGCTGCCCGAGAGCTGCATGATATATTCGGAGGAGATGGAGAGCACCGCGGAGACCGGGACCCGGTGGGCGAGCGCATAGATCTTTGCCATGCCGAAATGGCGCATCTCCACCTGGCCCGAGACGAGCAGCTTGTCCAGGTACCTCCCTGCGGTATTCCGGTTGATCTTTGTCTTCTGGACAATGTCGGTGATGCTCAAGCCCTGCGGGTTTGCCGCAAGTGCATCCTTGATCTTTGCAGGGATTTCGAGGCCCGGTGCCATTTGGGGACTAATATTAGGACACGTGGATATTAATATGTCAGCATATGCACGGCACTGGGAGTAACAAAATCAGGCCTTCTCCCTGATGCCGTCCTGCACGATCCCGTACTCGAAGCTCTGGCCCTCGGGCCGGGAGCGGTGCTTTGTGAGCGTTGCCTTTCTCCACGGGGTTCCTTCGAGCCGGTCGAGCCGGATAATGGCTTTTGAGATATGTTCGAGCGAAGTGCCGCCCAGGCCGGCGTAGGTGTTCCTCGTGGTGTCCATGTACACCTGGTTTGTCACCAGCACCGAGAGCTCGTAGCGTTTCGCATAGCCGAGGAGCTGGAGCATCTGCCGGGTGAGCTGCTGCATGGCGTACTGGCCCTTTTCGAGATCGGTACGGTAGAGCGCGGTGGCCGAGTCGAGGATGAAAAGTGCCGGGGCATGGAGTTTTAGGACCTTGTCCGCCTCGGTGATCATGCTGCCCTGCTGCTCGAAGTCGATGGGTTCGAAGAGGTAGAGCCGGTCGGCGATTGCATCGGCCTCGGCGCCGGCCACCTGCCGGAACCGCTCGATGGAGAATCCCTCCGAATCGATGAAGACCACGGAGCCCCCGGCCTTAAGGCAGGAGACGGCCGCAACCATACAGAACGTGCTTTTCCCCGTGGCCGGGCCGCCGAAGATCTGCGTGAGGGTCCGGGGCTCAAAGCCCCCGCCGAGGAGTTTGTCGAGAGCCGCATTCCCGCTCGTGAGCCGTTCGGTCTTCATGGCTGCCCCATGCCGGTTTTGCCGATGGCCGTGGCGATGGCCCGCAGGACTTCGCGGACGGGCATGCCGAGCTCCTTTGCCCACACGTTTGCGGCATCGAACTCGGGCTTTGCGGTGTAGACCTTTCCGCGGATGAGGCCGTACTTGACCGGGATATGTTTCGTGTGGCCGGCAATAGTGACCTCAACGGTCCCGGTGGTCCGGCCGGCCACGAACCGGTGCACGGCCGGGAGGCAGCGGACCCCGAGCGTCCCGAGTTCTTCCGCCATCTTTTCTGCAAGCGCCGGGCTGTCTTTTTGCATGGCGATCACAGAGACCAGGTACCCGGGCCGGCCCTTCTTCATGAGGATCGGGGCGGCGCTCGCGTCCCGTGCGCCGGCGGCAATGAGCCGGTTCAAGACCTCACCGATCACTTCCCCGCTCACATCGTCCACGTTCGTTTCGAGGATATCGACCGTGTCCTCTGCTGCCGTTGTGGTCTCGGCGAGCATGACCCGGAGCACGTTCGGGGAATCTTTGGGATCCCGCGTTCCGGCGCCGTAGCCGGTGGCGAGGATCGTGTACGCCCCGAGGTCTTTTGGGGAGATGGTGGAAAATTCCGCGAGCAGGGCCGCGCCGGTGGGGGTGCAGAGCTCGCCGTCCCCGGTGCCGGCGAGGACCGCAAGGCCGGAATTTTTGAGGATCTCCGCGGTTGCCGGGGCAGGGACGGGCATGGTCCCGTGGGCACTGGTCACCGTGCCGGAGCCGACCGCGACCGGCAGGATCGCAACGCCGTCCACCTTCATGGTTTCAAGCGCCGTGCAGGCCCCGATCACGTCCGCGATGGCGTCATCGGCCCCGACCTCGTGGAAGTGGACATGGGCCCCGTGCACGGTCTCTTCTGCGGCATTCATCCGGGCAAAGACCCGGCGGGACATTGCAAGCGCACCGGCCGGCACGCGGGGTGCAGCCTCATCGAGCCGGCGTTCCACGTCCGCGAGCGTGCGGTGGGCCGGCGTGGCCTTCGTGTGGACCTGTACCGCCCGGATCCCGGCCCGGGTCACGGTCCCGATCCCCGGGTCCGCGACTGCCGCCCCCATTGCGGCCGCGACGGTTTTTTCATCGGCACCGCAGGCGAGCAGGGCCCCTGTGATCATGTCTCCTGCCGCGCCGTGGAACGGGTCGAAAATGAGGATGCGCATTTACAGTACTTATAAATCCCGGCGTATATGACTTTTAAGGTAATGGCTGAAGTGCAACTGCGGGTCGATTCCGCATACCCCGGCGATCAGGGCGGGGGCAAGGCGCGGCTCGATCCTGAAACCATGCTTCATTTAAAGATCTCCCCGGGGGATCTCGTGGTTATCGAAGGAAAGCGCCGGACGGTTGCAAAGGTCTGGCGGTCCCTTGTCGAGGACTGGAACCAGCACAAGATCCGGATCGATAATTTTACCCGGACGAACGCCGGCGTTGCCATCGGCGAGCCGGTCAAAGTCTCCACGATCACCGATGAGGTCGAGGCAAAACGGGTAGTCCTTGCCCCGCCCGAGGACCTCCCGAAAAAGATCCCGATCGCGAACAATCCGCACGTGGTCAACGGCCTGATCGATTTTCCCGTGGTGAAAAACGACTCGATCCCGATCATGCTCGGCCTGCCGTTTGTCCAGCCGCAGATCGTGGCCTTCAAGGTGGTGGAGATCGAGCCCGAAGAGGCCGTGATCATCACGAAAAACACCACGGTCGAGTTCTCCGACAAGCCGGCCGCGGGATTCGAGGGAGTGAAACGCTTCTCGTACGAGGATATCGGCGGCTTAAAGGACGAGCTCCAGCGGCTCCGCGAGACGATCGAGCTCCCGCTCCGGCACCCCGAACTCTTCCAGAAGCTCGGGATCGAACCGCCCAAGGGCGTACTCCTCTACGGCCCGCCCGGGACAGGAAAGACGCTGATTGCAAAGGCCGTTGCAAGCGAGAGCGGTGCGCACTTCATCTCGATTGCCGGCCCCGAGGTTATCTCGAAATATTACGGCGAGAGCGAACAGCGCCTCAGGGAGGTCTTTGAGGAGGCCCGCGAGAACGCGCCCTCGATCGTCTTTATCGACGAGCTCGACTCGATTGCGCCCCGGCGCGAGGAAGTGACAGGAGAAGTCGAGCGCCGGGTCGTAGCCCAGCTGTTGACCATGATGGACGGCCTCGAAGAGAGGGGACAGGTCGTTGTGATCGGCGCCACGAACCGGGTGGACGCGATCGATGCCGCCCTGCGCCGGCCCGGCCGGTTCGACCGGGAGATCGAGATCGGCGTGCCCGGCGAACCGGACCGGATCGAGATTTTGAAGATCCACACCCGGGGGATGCCGCTTGCCGATGATGTGAGCCTCGATATCCTCTCCCAGCAGACCCACGGGTTCGTGGGCGCAGACCTTGCGGCCCTTGCCCGCGAGGCAGCTATCCGCGCCCTGCGCCGGTACCTGCCCGAGCTCGACCTGGACAAGGCCGAGATCGACCAGGAGACGCTCGACAAGCTCAAGGTCTTTGCCGCGGACTTCCGGAGCGCCCAGCGCGACGTTGGCCCGAGCGCGATGCGGGAAGTGATGCTCGAGGTCTCGCACGTGAAATGGGAAACGGTCGGCGGCCTCGAATCGGCAAAGGTCGAGGTCAAGGAGGCCGTCGAGTACCCGCTGACCCAGCGGGAGCGCTTCGAGAACCTGGGGATAGAACCGCCTAAGGGCGTGCTCCTCTACGGCCCGCCCGGGACAGGAAAGACGCTGATTGCAAAGGCTGTTGCAAGCGAGAGCGGCGCAAACTTCATCCCGGTCCGGGGCCCGCAGCTCCTCTCGAAGTGGGTCGGGGAGAGCGAGCGGGCGGTCCGCGAGATCTTCCGCAAGGCCCGGCAGGTCTCGCCGTCGATCATCTTCTTTGACGAGATCGATGCGCTCGCCCCTGCCCGGGGAAGCAGCAACGATTCGCACGTGATCGACAATGTGCTCAACCAGATCCTCACCGAGATGGACGGCCTCGAAGAGCTAAAAGATGTCGTGGTGATGGGCGCAACAAACCGCCCCGATATCGTTGACCCGGCGCTTCTGCGGGCCGGCCGGTTCGACCGGCTGGTGTACATCGGGGAGCCGACCGCAGCGGACCGGAAAAAGATCATCGGCATCCACACGCAGTACATGCCGCTCGAAGGCTCGAGTCTCGAAGAGATCGTGGACCTGACAGAAGGCTATACCGAGGACATGCTTGCCGAGCTCACCGAAAAGCTCGGGAAGGACAAAGCAGTCTCTGCCGAAGAGATCCGGGCCGCGATTCCGCCGGCAAAGGATAAGGGCGCGGGGATCGCGAAAGGCGCCCGGCGCCGGCGCATCGTCGACATCCTGCACGACAAGAACCTGACCTTCACCGACCCGGCCCGGGAAAAGATCCATACCGTCCTCTCGGATATGACCGCCGGGTTTGTCGGGGCCGATCTCGAATCCCTCTGCCGCGAAGCGGGCATGCTCGCCCTTCGCGAGGGAGCGGCATTTGTGGGCGAGAAGCATTTCCTCGATGCCCAGAAGAAGGTCCACCCGACCATGAACGACAATCTCCGGGATTACTACGGCAAGATCCAGCAGCACTTCAAGGGCGGCCTGCCGCAGAAAGTGCAGCCGCCGGAGTACCAGTAATTTTTTTTCATTTTTTATCTCCGTTTTTTGTAATTATTCCCCGGGCATCCGGTGCGTGATGGCCTGAGGTTTTTTCCTGCGGTTCTGGTTGCCGGTGTGCGTTGTTAGTGATGACAACGACCGCAGGTCTCTCCCGGGCGGGCAGCGGGAATCATTGCCGTGTCTCCTTTTGGTATGTGAATACCTGCCGCTTACCGTCAAGATATTTTTTCAGTTTTCCCTTTCCTTCCAGAAGGATGAGATCGGATCTCGCCGTAGGTAACGATACTTTGTACTTCCCGGCAATCTCACTGATCGTATACGGTCGTGACGGGTGACGGATAAAATCCCGGAGGATCTCAGCCTGGCGGAACGAGAGATCGGGAATCCGTTCGACCAGCTGGAGCGATTCTGCCTCCTCCTCCTTCTTGCGGATGAGATACTGCCGGAGGTCTTCCAGCGCCCTGCTGATGATATGGATATTGAAATCGATGAAGTAGGTCATATCGTTGCCATCGGTCTCCGTCAGCTGGTACGCATGGGAATACTGCGCCGGGGCATGAACGAAGATGCGCGAGATCGAGATGTACTCCAGCAGATCGTAGTGGTGCTTGAGGGCGTACCAATAAAAAAGCGCTCTTGCGGTTCTCCCATTGCCATCAACGAATGGGTGGATATACCCGATGAGGAAGTGAAGGATGATCGCCTTTACGATAGGATGGATGAACTCGTCATCCTCGTTTGCAAATGTGCAGAGATCTTCGATCATTGCCGGAATTTTTTCACAATCCGGCGGATAATGAAAGATCTTTGTCGGATCGGCCCTGCTTCCCACCACGATATCGTTGCAGGTACGGAACAATACTTCGTCCCTTTCGCTCTCCAGGGTTCCCAGGGTAATTGCCATATGGATTTCGATGAGGAGCTCAGGTGACAGGGGTTTATCCCGCAACTCTTTGAGCCGGAGTATCGTCATATAGTTGTTGACGATCATCCGTTCCGAGGTATCCTTCGGTTTCCTGCCTTCCCGAAGAATCTTCTTGGCTACTGGCCGGGTCGTGGCTGCCCCTTCAAGCTGACTGGATGCGATGGCCTCCTCCATCAGGGAGTTGATGAGGTACTGCTGCTTGTTTGCGTCGCTGGGGAACTCCCCGAAGAGCCGGTCGAACGACGCGGGGGATGCCTTGTCGATGAGGTGAAGTTGTTTATGGAAGTTTTCCGGAATATAGAACGGGAATTTCTCGTCATCGATCTGGATTTCGCGGTACTTCGTGCTGCGGATGGTGCGTAGGACAAACCAGAATGCGATAGGGTCGAACGGGATTTTCTTCCGGCGCAGATCGTCCCAGTGAATGTACTCAAGCTCGTTATATTTCCGGATCAGTTTCCGGATTTCCGCGGATTCTTCGTTTTTCTGGTTTACTCTGGCGGCCAGATCATTGTACTTTTCAAGATAATCCGACCACATCCTGCCAACATCCGGTGGCTTCTGAGGTTTTTTCATCCCGCACCCGAACTACCACGTATCTGTCAGAACCTGTAAATTTTTGTAAAATTTTCAGGTATTTACAGATTGATTGGTGCGGGGGAACAAAAAGGTTCTGTCACGATGAACGACAATCTCCGGGACTACTACGGCAAGATCCAGCAGCACTTCAAGGGCGGTCTGCCGCAGAAAGTGCAGCCGCCGGAGTATCAGTAATTTTTTTCTTTTTTGTAAAATCCGAAATTACCTGATAGTCCGGGGCCTGACGCTCTGCACGGGTCTCATCTCATGCTCCGGGTTGCACCATGCAAAATGCCGGCAGCCTATGCAGGAGGATCGGACGGACCGGGTACAGTTGTCGGGGAACGGGTCCGGGGTTGCGGCCGGATCGTAGCGCTCGTTTTTCCGGCGCACAAAGGAACCGTCGGGTTTCATCTCGTAATTATACCGGCTGCTGCACATGCCGTATTCCATATTGAGCATGCAGTAGCCTTCGACCGTGATGTAGTTCCAGGAATGGACCGACGGGTAATTGTCCCGGGAACGGTTCCGCGTTTTCATTGCCGGATCATTTTTTAAAAGAAGGGTCAAGGGGTTTGTGGTTGAACGCAAGACCCGGCTCCCTTACAATAGCCTGCACAACAAGGAATGAATGAAAGGAGGGTTTCCCGGCATCTCCCGGACCACATCATACCGGCCTGTTTTGTCTCATTTTTCAACGGACTCTCATTTCACGTCGGAGAAGTGCCGGTTTTGGGCGGATGCATTTAGCCGCGTTCTTTTGGCCGATCCAGGGGTCGCAAGGGTGATTGGATGTGGCAAAAATACCCCCTGCTGCAGGGGCATGGTGACCCGTTATCGGGCATCGAAAGCGGGCGGATTTCGGCAAACCGGGCTCAAATCGGAGGTATTTTTCCACGCGAACCGAAACGGGGCAGTTTTGTGGGGTTTCCCGGACAGGGGCGGAACCGGAAAATAGGAATCCGAGGCCGATTCGGGCGTATTTCAGATACGGTTTTTCAAGCAGCAGTACGATCCGGATGTTGTGCACCCCGGTAAAAGCGTCCTGCAAAAACCCCGGCCTCGTTCCACGGCTAAAAAATTTCCCGTCCCATTGATCTAACCTCCGCCATCCCCCCAATATAAATACGGACCTCCCCCCACAGAAGATCAGGGAAAAGAAGGTCCGGGAACATCCGTACGAAACCTGCACGGAAACGCCGGCGGATCGGGTACGCGAGGAAAAATCCCGCGTCCCGCATCGCCGCTTCCCCTCACCCCATGATGCCAGCCTTCGTGCGGGTCCCCGGGCCTCTTTTTTTATTCCCGAAAAAAACGCATTTGCACTGTCCGGTGCCGGGATGAGAGAGGGCTTCCCGGCCCGGTACCCTTACGCCCGTTCAATTTTGCCACACACCGGTGACCGCAGGCCCGGGCATCGCCGCTTACCGCTACCTGCATAGCCTGGCAGAGAATGTGCCGGAAACATCCGGCAAAAAAAAAGATCCGGGATTTACTCCGGCTGTTTCGCGTTGATCTTTGCCGCCATGATGAAATCGTTTAACGTGAGCCCGCCGGCCGGGTAGGTATAGAGGCCGACTTCCACGAACTTTCCTTCGCGCAGCGCAAGGTCCGGGATATGTCCTTCCTCGGTCGACATCACGATCAGGTCGTTGATAAACGCAATCGACGCCTCGCTGTCGTCAAACTCGAACGTGCGTTTCAGGTGGCCGTCAAAAAGCGCCCAGCCGGGCACTTCCTTTATGAGCTCGACCGTGTCTTTCCGGGTAATCGGCGGCGTACCGGGCTTGTAGGTCGAGCACTTCTTTTGCGCGAGTTCCATACTAATGCGTCGGCCCCGTAACCAAAAAAGGTTTCTTATAAAAGGGGGTTACCCGGCCGGTGCCGCAGCCTCAGGTACTCCGCAGTTCCCGTAATACTTCTGGAGCACCACCATCACCACGAGCGAGACGGGCAGCGCAATCACGAGCGGGTCGATCACCGACCAGGGCAGCGGCAGGAGCGACGGCACGCCAAAGAGCGCCTGGCAGATCCCGAGCGGCTTTGCCTCTGC
This sequence is a window from Methanoregula sp. UBA64. Protein-coding genes within it:
- a CDS encoding PAS domain S-box protein; the protein is MAPGLEIPAKIKDALAANPQGLSITDIVQKTKINRNTAGRYLDKLLVSGQVEMRHFGMAKIYALAHRVPVSAVLSISSEYIMQLSGSLRIVFANEAFAQLLGTPAAELTGKNIEYTPFVMVFDDTFDRFIGHVKDGLEGTEWSGEFAPAHLNRIFSGRIAPTALDNGQKGVSVILEDITEKKQADERLLESEQRYRILAENSNDLIFMIGSDDRVEYVNTFAAGTLNKKPEELIGRVRGELFPEPVASRQKEMLDRVFLTGTPSSDESPLPLHGELRWYDHCLMPVFDREGGVRSVFGVSRDITKSRQAHEALMISEEKFRRIFEDGPLGMSIIGPDTRFTLVNRRLCDMLGYTKEELLGRSFTDVTHPSWVSTNRENIDRIYAGKIPFVHEEKQYLRKDRAPLWVSVTVTPLRDSRGQVISTISIVEDIGERKKAEAQLVESERRFRDFADLLPQSVWECDSAGNLTFVNQSSFGMYRYAPADMEKGLSIWQMMSPADRPWLLALVKDAVTKPREQFPSMVEYTALRGDGSTFPIRIYLSPVVRGDRIEGMRGIGIDLTKERQAEEALRETGAKFQAIFDSTFQFTALLAPDGTVLEVNRTALAFIGKKREECTGRPFWETGWWQDDHGRIRRLRDAMGRAAAGSFVRYEETLKGAGWDDLIVDFSLTPVRGPDGDVRLIIAEARDITGRRRTEDLLKESEEKFRRVFEDGPLGMAIVSPEHRFVSVNRRCQEIFGYTEEELLKKTIDDVTLPEQQGDDAVEMQKIYEGKSTQYRTKKRYIKKDGSVILASLTVSPLRDGTGKITSTLGLVEEIPGQEMSGTGQEN
- the radB gene encoding DNA repair and recombination protein RadB, with the protein product MKTERLTSGNAALDKLLGGGFEPRTLTQIFGGPATGKSTFCMVAAVSCLKAGGSVVFIDSEGFSIERFRQVAGAEADAIADRLYLFEPIDFEQQGSMITEADKVLKLHAPALFILDSATALYRTDLEKGQYAMQQLTRQMLQLLGYAKRYELSVLVTNQVYMDTTRNTYAGLGGTSLEHISKAIIRLDRLEGTPWRKATLTKHRSRPEGQSFEYGIVQDGIREKA
- the larC gene encoding nickel pincer cofactor biosynthesis protein LarC, whose translation is MRILIFDPFHGAAGDMITGALLACGADEKTVAAAMGAAVADPGIGTVTRAGIRAVQVHTKATPAHRTLADVERRLDEAAPRVPAGALAMSRRVFARMNAAEETVHGAHVHFHEVGADDAIADVIGACTALETMKVDGVAILPVAVGSGTVTSAHGTMPVPAPATAEILKNSGLAVLAGTGDGELCTPTGAALLAEFSTISPKDLGAYTILATGYGAGTRDPKDSPNVLRVMLAETTTAAEDTVDILETNVDDVSGEVIGEVLNRLIAAGARDASAAPILMKKGRPGYLVSVIAMQKDSPALAEKMAEELGTLGVRCLPAVHRFVAGRTTGTVEVTIAGHTKHIPVKYGLIRGKVYTAKPEFDAANVWAKELGMPVREVLRAIATAIGKTGMGQP
- a CDS encoding CDC48 family AAA ATPase — protein: MAEVQLRVDSAYPGDQGGGKARLDPETMLHLKISPGDLVVIEGKRRTVAKVWRSLVEDWNQHKIRIDNFTRTNAGVAIGEPVKVSTITDEVEAKRVVLAPPEDLPKKIPIANNPHVVNGLIDFPVVKNDSIPIMLGLPFVQPQIVAFKVVEIEPEEAVIITKNTTVEFSDKPAAGFEGVKRFSYEDIGGLKDELQRLRETIELPLRHPELFQKLGIEPPKGVLLYGPPGTGKTLIAKAVASESGAHFISIAGPEVISKYYGESEQRLREVFEEARENAPSIVFIDELDSIAPRREEVTGEVERRVVAQLLTMMDGLEERGQVVVIGATNRVDAIDAALRRPGRFDREIEIGVPGEPDRIEILKIHTRGMPLADDVSLDILSQQTHGFVGADLAALAREAAIRALRRYLPELDLDKAEIDQETLDKLKVFAADFRSAQRDVGPSAMREVMLEVSHVKWETVGGLESAKVEVKEAVEYPLTQRERFENLGIEPPKGVLLYGPPGTGKTLIAKAVASESGANFIPVRGPQLLSKWVGESERAVREIFRKARQVSPSIIFFDEIDALAPARGSSNDSHVIDNVLNQILTEMDGLEELKDVVVMGATNRPDIVDPALLRAGRFDRLVYIGEPTAADRKKIIGIHTQYMPLEGSSLEEIVDLTEGYTEDMLAELTEKLGKDKAVSAEEIRAAIPPAKDKGAGIAKGARRRRIVDILHDKNLTFTDPAREKIHTVLSDMTAGFVGADLESLCREAGMLALREGAAFVGEKHFLDAQKKVHPTMNDNLRDYYGKIQQHFKGGLPQKVQPPEYQ
- a CDS encoding Fic family protein, encoding MKKPQKPPDVGRMWSDYLEKYNDLAARVNQKNEESAEIRKLIRKYNELEYIHWDDLRRKKIPFDPIAFWFVLRTIRSTKYREIQIDDEKFPFYIPENFHKQLHLIDKASPASFDRLFGEFPSDANKQQYLINSLMEEAIASSQLEGAATTRPVAKKILREGRKPKDTSERMIVNNYMTILRLKELRDKPLSPELLIEIHMAITLGTLESERDEVLFRTCNDIVVGSRADPTKIFHYPPDCEKIPAMIEDLCTFANEDDEFIHPIVKAIILHFLIGYIHPFVDGNGRTARALFYWYALKHHYDLLEYISISRIFVHAPAQYSHAYQLTETDGNDMTYFIDFNIHIISRALEDLRQYLIRKKEEEAESLQLVERIPDLSFRQAEILRDFIRHPSRPYTISEIAGKYKVSLPTARSDLILLEGKGKLKKYLDGKRQVFTYQKETRQ
- a CDS encoding 4a-hydroxytetrahydrobiopterin dehydratase gives rise to the protein MELAQKKCSTYKPGTPPITRKDTVELIKEVPGWALFDGHLKRTFEFDDSEASIAFINDLIVMSTEEGHIPDLALREGKFVEVGLYTYPAGGLTLNDFIMAAKINAKQPE